One bacterium genomic window, AATCTTGTAAAGCCCAAACGCAGCGAATGTAAAAACGCAACTGCCGACAAAAAAAGTGAGATCGTACTGTTTGTTAACGATCCACCGGGAGGCCTTCGCAACGGCAACCGGTTCTGCAAATTCCAGCGGACGGGATGTCCGTGGCGCAGCCACATTCATGGAGTCCCGCCGCCACGCACTGCGGTCACGATCTGGTCATGAGATGGCGATAAGTATTTCCGAAAAACTTCCACCACTTTTTCCGGATCAGAGCGGCCGCATGTGAACACATCCAGCGCCAGGAATCCGTGCTCAGGATAAGTGTGAAAAGAAATGTGCGATTCACGCAACAACAAGAATCCGGTTATGCCGCCTCCCTCGAACTGATGGAGCACAGGCTCCCTCAGCGGTGTCAGAAGACTTTCTAAAGCGGCTTCACGCAAACAGCGCTCGAGTAGTGAACTATCGCTCAAAGCGGATGGACTTATTCCGTAGAAATCAGCAAGCAGATTTTTCCCGATCATTCCATTCGCTTCCAACCGGCAAGGTAATAGTTCAAGATCGCAGGATGGTCCAGCGTAGAAACTTCCGCCGGCACTTCGCTTTCATCATTGGGAAAGTAAAACATTTCCCTCAGGACCTCCGCAGACAGGAATCGTGTTGAAGCTCGCAACTTCATTCGTTCCTTTTGTATCGCATTATGAGAAGCAATCACAAAACCCCAATCCCCGAAGGAAGGGACGTAAACGTGGAATGGCGCCGTTTGAAGATCGGCTTCCTT contains:
- the speD gene encoding adenosylmethionine decarboxylase, which translates into the protein MIGKNLLADFYGISPSALSDSSLLERCLREAALESLLTPLREPVLHQFEGGGITGFLLLRESHISFHTYPEHGFLALDVFTCGRSDPEKVVEVFRKYLSPSHDQIVTAVRGGGTP